The following proteins come from a genomic window of Budorcas taxicolor isolate Tak-1 chromosome 24, Takin1.1, whole genome shotgun sequence:
- the HELT gene encoding hairy and enhancer of split-related protein HELT, which yields MSDKLKERKRTPVSHKVIEKRRRDRINRCLNELGKTVPMALAKQSSGKLEKAEILEMTVQYLRALHSADFPRGREKAELLAEFANYFHYGYHECMKNLVHYLTTVERMETKDTKYARILAFLQSKARLGTEPAFQPLGSLPEPDFSYQLHPAGPEFAGHSPGEASVFPQGAAPGPFAWPHGPSRSPALPYLSSAPVPLPSPAQQHSAFLAPGQGLDRHYLNLIGHAHPSALNLHAPQHPPVL from the exons ATGTCAGACAAGCTCAAGGAACGCAAA AGAACCCCCGTTTCCCACAAAGTGAtagaaaagaggagaagagacCGGATTAACCGCTGTTTGAACGAGCTGGGCAAGACGGTGCCCATGGCCCTGGCGAAGCAG AGTTCCGGGAAGCTGGAGAAGGCGGAGATCCTCGAGATGACCGTGCAGTACCTGAGAGCCCTGCACTCCGCCGATTTTCCCCGGGGAAGGGAAAAAG CAGAGCTGCTAGCAGAGTTTGCCAACTACTTCCACTACGGCTACCACGAGTGCATGAAGAACCTAGTACATTACCTCACCACCGTGGAGCGGATGGAGACCAAGGACACCAAGTACGCGCGCATCCTcgccttcttgcagtccaaggcccGCTTGGGCACCGAGCCCGCCTTCCAGCCACTGGGTTCGCTCCCAGAGCCGGATTTCTCTTACCAGCTGCACCCAGCGGGGCCCGAGTTCGCGGGCCACAGCCCGGGTGAGGCGTCCGTGTTCCCGCAGGGCGCGGCGCCGGGGCCCTTCGCCTGGCCTCACGGCCCGTCCCGCAGCCCCGCGCTGCCCTACCTGTCCAGCGCGCCCGTGCCTCTCCCGAGCCCCGCGCAGCAGCACAGCGCCTTCCTGGCGCCCGGGCAGGGCCTGGACCGCCACTACCTGAACCTCATCGGCCACGCGCACCCCAGCGCCCTAAACCTGCACGCGCCCCAGCACCCTCCGGTGCTCTGA